One window from the genome of Echinicola vietnamensis DSM 17526 encodes:
- a CDS encoding MauE/DoxX family redox-associated membrane protein, producing the protein MKTTATDSKDPLYQTAAILYLSLWTFTGIEKLVDYASYLGEIRNQVFPLAWAEGLAPTVLIIELLLALLLLNSKTRKTALLLSTLLMTAFTTYIGLVWMGAFPRVPCSCAGFLEAIGWSGHLLFNAAFILLGIIGLIRPLNTI; encoded by the coding sequence ATGAAAACGACGGCAACAGATTCAAAGGATCCATTATATCAAACGGCAGCCATCCTTTACCTGTCCCTATGGACATTTACGGGGATCGAAAAGTTAGTGGATTACGCTAGCTACCTTGGAGAAATCAGGAACCAGGTTTTCCCCCTGGCTTGGGCAGAAGGGCTAGCTCCGACCGTCCTGATCATCGAATTGCTATTGGCATTGCTGCTTTTGAACAGCAAGACCAGAAAAACCGCCCTATTGCTTTCAACCCTGTTGATGACCGCTTTTACGACCTATATCGGTCTTGTCTGGATGGGGGCATTCCCAAGGGTTCCCTGCTCGTGTGCGGGCTTTCTTGAGGCAATAGGCTGGAGTGGACATTTACTGTTCAACGCGGCATTTATACTCT